The sequence TCTTCGACCTGCGGCGCCACTGCGCGGTGCTGAACCTGGAGGTCATCCTGCGGCGAGGCGGTGCGCTGGCCTTGCACAAGGCCGCGTAACTTGAGGTGGAAGCGAACGGGTTGGCGCTCTAGGGCGCCTGCTAGGCGTCGCCGGGCGGGAGCGCGCGCACGTGTTCCGCGCCTCCCGCGAGCATCGGGCGAGCCGGACGCCTCGGATCCTCGTCACCCAGCGTGGCGAGATCGGGCAAGCGCCCTTCCGCATACCGGACCGCCATCGTCGCCGCGTCGCTCCATTCCACGGCGATCCCCTCCGGGCCGATCGTAATCCCCTCGATCAACGCGGCGAGGGCCGCGCGCCGCGCTGGGACACCCATGCTCGGCCATTGCTCCCCAATCGCCCGAAGCCATCCCAGCGCCCCTTGACGGTTCGCGACCGTATCGGCCGACGCTTCCGCGGACAGCGCCCGCTCCTCCGCGTCGATCGCCGCAAGCTCGCGCTCGATCCTCGCCGCTTCCGCGCGAATGACGTCCATGGACCATGCGCCGGAAGACACCATGGAAACGAGGTTGCTCCGCGCCGTGACGAGCTTGGCCCGCTGCGCCCTGAAGTTGGGCGCGTGAGGCGACGCGGGGGGCGCCTTCGATAGCTGCCTCTCCAACGCCTTGTAATGGCGCACAATGAGCCCCTCGATATGGGGATCGACGTTGTCCTTCCGATTCCACGGAGCGTCCGAGCAACCCTCCCGCGTCGCGTTCTTCAAGTGCGGTGCATAGCGCTTCCGACACACGTAGTAGCCTTCATGCGCGTTGCTCTCGCCCGCGGGTCTGCACGTGATCGCCGATCCGCACAGCGTGCAGCGGGCAAGCCCGCGGATCAGCCAGTTCGCGGTCTTCGTCTCGGCGCCAGGCTTGCGCCCGTAGGAGCGACGTCCCGCCAGCGCATGCTGCGCCGCATGCCACATTTGCAGGGGAACGATCGGCTCGTGCGCGTCGACCCATTCCGCAGGCTTCTGCGTCATCTGGCGCTTTTTATCCGGCCGGACGGGCGTGGTCGCAAGCTGCCCCGCGTACATCCTGTTTTTGAGTATGAGCAGGATCCAGCTCGTGGCGAACGCAGCAACCCCTGGATACTTCTCCTGACAATGGCGCGATATCTCGGGAGCACCCTTGCCCGCGAGGCACATGTCGAACATCTCCCGAGCAATCGGCCCCTTCACGGGATCGATTTCCAATCGGCGGGGCTTATCGTGGATATCTACCCCCTTGGCGCGCACGTACCCGAACGGGGGATGCCCTTCGACGAACTTCCCCAGGGCGCGGAGCCGCTTCTTGTTCCCTTCGGTGCGCTCTCGAATGCGCGCCCGCTCCATTTGCGCGATGGATGCCCACAGCGCCATTTGCGTTTCCCCCTCGGGGGTAGAGGCGTCGAAACGCTCGGCGAGGGAGAGGAAGCGCGCCCCGCGCTTGATGATGTCCCGCACGGCGGAGATCGTGAAGACGATATCGCGAGAGAACCGATCGAGCTTCGCCACGATCACGAGATCCCCCGGGCGGACAGCCTTTAGCAGGGCTGCGATCTTCTCGCGTTTCTCCTGAGACTCGACGCCCCCCGACTCCGTCTCTTCGAAGTCGATCGGATCGGGGAGGCGGGCATATCGGCAGTAACGCCGGATCTCCTCGTCCTGCGCGTCGAGGGACGTGCCGGATCGCATCTGTTCCATGGTGGAGACGCGCCGATAGGCGAGCACGCGCGACGTCCCGGGGTGGGGGCCGTCGACCGTGGGGACGCGCACCGCGGGAGGCTCGACGCCCGCGGGCGCGGGAGTATCCTGCATCACTTCGCCGATGGAAACGTCGCTCGGCGGGCTCGCGTGCGCCCTGTGCTGCCCTGCCCCGCGCGCCTTGCTGCCCCTGCTGCCCTTGCTGCCCATGGCGGAAAGGATGGCCGTCTTGGGATCCATGGTCCAGACCTCGATCATCGATGGTACGAACACTGAACGCTTGAGCAGTTATTATGCCCGGCCGCGCGTCGCGCTCAATGTCTCATAAGTGTTCGGAATCGTTATATTTGCGACCCACCTAGCAGGTAGCAAATAGATTCCGCATGGGGGTGCCCGTGCACGTGGTCCAGCGCATGGCGGGGCACAAGCACCTGTCGACGACGCAGCGCTACGTGCACCACCTGAAGGAAGACCTCGCCGAGGCCGCCCGGAGGATCGCGAAGGCGACCGAGGGGCGGGGCAACAGCGGGGCAACGGAGCCCGGCGAGCCGGAGCAGGGGCGGGGCGACGGACGGGGCGATGGTGGGACATCGCACGATCCGAGGACGGCCAAGGGGCGAGGTCGGAAGGGGTGACCGTCACCACGGAGCCGCTCGCGACCCGCCGGGATCGGCGAGAGCACCCAGGGGGGTTGGGGCAACAGTGGGGCAACGCGTTTCCAGACGGCCCCGGGGCAACGCGGGGCAACGCGCTAACCCCTCGAAATCATTGGCACCCCCGGCAGGAATCGGACCTGCGACCTTCGGTTTAGGAATTCGCGCCCGCTCGAGAACTGGTTGTGCCTGGATGTCGCTTTTGTGTGCGTAGGAAGCTGTGGAAGCACGATCGGACAACGGTTTCTGCGTCGCCAGCGGTTTGCGGAAGTGATGCCTTTTCGGTGCCGGCCTTGTGCCGGTTTTCGATGTGAAGACGGGGGCGCGGGGCACCTCTGAAGCAGTCGGGCTGGGCACCGTAGGGGTCGTGGTGGTCACCGTCTCCCACCGGAGCTCGATCTTCGCGACCGCTCGGGCGAGCTGCTCGAGGTCGCGCGCCGTATAGTGCTTCTCGGTCACGTCGCGGAGCGCGTGGCCCATGAGGCGCTTGCGGACCTGCTCGGGGACCTCTGCGTCGGACAGCCACGAGGCGAAGCAGGCACGGGTTGCCTTGAAGTCGAGCGCTTGGCCGCGGAGCTCGATGGGAAGTCCCAGCAAGGCGAGGTGTTCACGGATCTGCTCGGCGCTACGGGGCCGTGCGGGCTCACCGTTCGGGCCTGGGAAGATAAAGTCTTTCGGCGTCGGGGTTCGACCGACGAGTTCGCCCCAGTGCGTATGCCATTCGAGCAGTGCTTCCCGGGCCGCGGGATGAAGCGGCATCGTGCGCTTGCTCTGCCTGGTTTTCGGGTCCCTTGGCTGTGCAAAGCTGACCCCGGCCTTCTTCCCTATGAGTGCAACGGCCTGCTCGATCCGGAACGTCGGCGTCGCGCCATCGAGGTCGACGTCGGACCAGCGCAATCCGGCGATCTCGCCATCGCGCGCGCCGCTCGTGAATGCGACGGCGTAGCGTGCGCGCCAATCGAGGGTGATCAGCGGAGAACTCACAAGGGCCGCCGCCCATTCGAGCGGAATGCGGAGAGCGCCGTGCGCCTCCAACTCAGGCACCTCACGCTGGACGCCCGGATGCTGCAGGATATTGGCTGGACTCGTCACCCAGCCCTCGGCCATGGCATCGGCGAAGAGCGTGCAGAACGTGTAATAGACGTTGCGCACCGTCGAGGCCGCGCGCTTCCCACGGATATCCCGGATGAATGCGCGTAGCTCCGGCACTTCCAGCGAGACCATGGGCTTCGCGCCGAACCGGGGAAGGATCCAGTTGTGGAGGGCCCCTCGGTTGCCGCTCAGGGTTGCGGGGGAGACGCGCTCGTCACCGGCGCGCAGGCTGAGCCATTTTTCGGCGCAGGCGGCGACGCTGAGGCCCTCCTCGCGGCGCTGCGTGAGGGCGAGGTCGGGGCGCAGGTTCTCGGAGCGAAGCCATTCGGCCGCCCAGGTTTCGGCGTCGCGTTGGCGGGTGATCTCCTTCGGGAGGACCTTCTGCGGCTGGCCGCGGACGGGGTCGGCGTAGCTGAGAACCCAGCGTTTCTTGGAGGGGCGGTAGAAGAGGGAGGTGCCTTTCGGGAGGGGCATGATGACGCGGGATGGTATGGGAGGTTAGCACTCAGATGCTGGGGGGCACGGACGCCATAAGGCTTGGACCCAAAACCAGTTCGAGCGGTCGCCCACGCGCGGCTTGATCCATGGGTGAGTCTGCCAGTACGCTGTTTGGAATGTTACCGTCAGGGCAGAGCTGCCAAAGTCGCTACGTACCATTGGATTCAGCCAAGCTACGCCTACGCACCATCCATGTCGCGAGCACGATGAGAAAGAGCCGGGTTCCACTCCAACCGCTTGCCCCTCCAGCCGCGAGGCACGCGCACGCTGTACCAGGGCGCTCGTCTTGCTGTACGAAACAGGTGCCCAGGTAACCGGTGAGGTAGCAAGCGTTGCCTTTGGCACAATCCGCATTCGACGTGCAGCGCTCCAAACATTGCCCCGTGTCCACGCATCGATATGGCCAACAGTCGTGGCCAACGCCACCGTCTGGGGCGATGAGCGAGTGTTCACCATCGCACTCAAATTGAGGGATGCAGCTTTGGTCGGGTGCGCAAATATGCTGCGCCTCGCACTCGCCGCCGTTCGCCGTACAATACGAATGACATTCGTACGAGGCATTGCACTTGTACGGAGAGCAAGGGTTCACGAGCCGCGGCGCGCACTGGCCATCCGGGAGGCCAGTGGCGGACGAGTTGCACGAGAGGCATTCGGCCGTGCAGCCCGCGTCGCAACAGGATCCATCGACGCACCATCCCGAAATGCACTCGCCTGCCTGAGCGCAAGCAGCGCCGAGCGGGGACATCTTCCATACCTCCGTGCTCGATAGATGCCCGGTTTCGTTGTATCCGCCGGCGATGATGACCGTATCTCCCACGAGGACAGAGGCGTGGCTGAGGCGGGGCTCCTGCGTGCCTTCGACGTTCACCCATCCTGATGGTCCCCCCTCGAAGATTTGAGCAATCGAGGCCGTCGTCTCGGTGAACGTGAATCCGCCGACCACGAGGACACGCCCGTTCGGAAGCGTCGACGCGGTGTGCTCGCCTCGTGCATGACCCATGCTACCGACGGGCTTCCAGATCATGGTGGCGTGCTCCAGGACCTCCGCGGTATCCAAGGTGCCCGAACCATAACCCCCCGTGACAAGCACCCTGCCGTCCGGTAAGAGATTGGCAGTGTGGTGCCAGCGCGCGTTCACAAGGGATGGCCCCATCTTCCATTGCATGGTATCGTCGCGTATCTCGGTCGTATTTGTTGCCTGCGAGCCTCGTCCACCCGCCACGAGGATGTCTCCGCTCTGGAGGAGCGTCGCGGTATGGGAATATCTTGGCGTCTGGAGATCGGAGCCGAATGTCCAGGATCCGGTCGCAGGGTCGAACGTCTCGGAACTCCCGAGCGTGGCGGAGTCGAACGCGCTCTGGCCTCCGACGACGAGAACGCGTCCGTCCGAGAGCCCCACGGCGGCATGGTTGTAGCGTGGCACGTTCAGCGGGGCCGTGGGGATCCATGCGTTTATCGACGCGTCGAAAACTTCGGCCACCGTGGGCTTGCTGCCGGAGGCTTCGCCCCCAGCCACCAGGATGTTGCCGCTTGCGAGGACAGTCGCGGTGTGCTGGCTGCGCTGGTGATTGAGTGCGGGGCCCGAACTCCAGGTGCCGCTGGATGGGTCGTAAAATTCGACGGAATCGAGATAATCGATTCCGCTTTGCTCCCCGCCCGCCACGAGGACACGGCCGTCCGGCAGAGGAGCCGCAGCAAAGAGCTTCCTTGCCTCGCCCATGGAGCCCGTCGTCGACCATTTGGGATCGAGCAGCGCCGGGTATCGTATGACCTCTCCATCCCATCGAACGACGACCTCACACGTGCATTCGACGCCCGTCCTACAAGGAGGCGTAACCGGGCGGCCCCAGGGAGGAGTCGGGGAGACATCGGCACGGCAACCCTTGAGCGTGAACTTCGCTTGGTGGCGGCGGAGTCGGGGACGTTCCCTGGAGTGGCTCTCGGAGGTCGCATTGAAGGCGAACAAACTCGGAGGTGCGATCCGGAGGCGCGGCGTGCCCGCTGCATCGAGGAATTCGATGGTGTTAGCCACGTGCCGCAAGCCGGGGACGTTCGACAGGTTGAGCAGATACCGGACCTCTTCGCGCTGCGGACGCGATCGGAAGAAGAGGTAGTTCTCCAGGCCGTCCCGATGAGTCGCGTAGAAAGACGTTGCGAATTCTCCGTCCAGGGCGCGTGGATACACCGCGAGTCTGTCAACCTCGGCGAGCGGCATGTCCCCAGCGTCGGGCATGCAGAAATCGATGCGCGCGCCTCCCTGCTCTTCGATTCGAGCCCAGCCGGACGCTCGCGATGGCACCACCACGCGCGCGCCATGAAGGCTGTCGCCCGGCGGGGCCATCCTGATGAAGGGGAGATCATCAGCCGATGGTGACGTCGAAGCGAAGAACGGGCGCAGTTCGTCGAAGCGAATTGCCTCATCGAGACCTCCGCCGCCTTGGCCGTACGTTGCGCGTGAGAGCCACTCTCGTAACGCGCGGACCTCTCCGCGTGCGACATCCGCGCCCCGATCCCCTTCCAGACCCGCCCCCTGGGGCTCTCGCAGGCGAGGGGGCTCTCTGAACGCTACGTCCGTGGCCGCGCAGCACGCAAGCAAGAGCGAAGGTATGTACAACCAGCGAGGCCCTTTGCTCTCATGAAAGCTCATTTCCCGTCTCCGCTCGTCTCTGTCGTCTCATCGACAACGCAATATATGAAACACCAAGCATGATGAGCCATCGCGCTGAGGCACTGCATGGTGCTGGGAGGCTGCAGGAGCAGCCGGGGACCTCCGAAACGCCGGCACGGAGCGGAACGCATTCATTGACGATCCCGGCCTTGCAGACGTTACCTGCAGCACAGTCCCGGTTCGTCTCGCAAGTCTCCAGGCAACCTCGATTTGGGACGCACGCGTAGCGCGCGCAGAGCTCTTGCGTCCCGTCTGGCCTTGTCAATACGCCAGCATCGCAGGTTCCAATGCCGTTGTAGACGCACTGTCCCCCATCCGTGCAACCGTAACCGCTGGCGCAGTCCGAATCGATCGCGCAGGACACCAAGCATGGTCCGGAAGGGTCGCACACGTACTCCTTGCACGGGTTGTAGGTGACCGGTTCGCAAATGCCATCCTCTCCGCCTCCCTTGTCTGCAGCGGTGCAAGCACGGCATGGTCCTTTGCAACGTTCGTTGCAGCAGAATCCAGCTGCGCAGAGGGCTGTCGTGCATTGCCCCGACCCGACGCATGGCTCCCCCGCGGGGACGACCCGGAACGTCTCGGCAGTCGCTAGAGACGTTTTCCCATCGTACCCACCGATCAAGAGGACGCCATCGGCGAGCTCCACGCCCTCGAACGCGGAGCGCGGGGTCGTCATTTCGCCCGCGCCGAGCCAGGAGCCCTCCTGATCGTCATGGAGGAGCGCTTCCGCGGAGGAGAGCCGAACACCTTGATTGAATCCGCCAGCCACGAGCAGACGGTCCCCGAGCACCAGAGCCACGTGGCGCTGCCGCGCGTCGAGCATCATGGGCATCAAGGACCATTCGCCTGCGGGCGACGACCCGGGCGTGTAGGCTTCGACGCTGCTCGAGGCAGCCTTGCCATTCGTTCCACCCGTGACGATGATGCGGTCTCCGGGGACGGCGGTGGCGCGGTGACCGTACCGTGGAACGTGCATGTGTGCCACCTCCGACCACGACCCGGCGAGCGGATCGAACGTCTCGCTATGGCTCAGCGCTTCCCCCGCGAACGCCGTCGACTCGAGCCCGCCCGTCACGAGCACACGGCCGTCCGACAGACGCACCGCATCGTGATATTTGCGCCGTCTATGCATGTTGCCCACCGGAGTCCACGCGCCGCTGCCAGCGTTGCCCGACGGATCGAAAACCTCCACGACGTCGGTGGCCGGGCCCGTCGGGCTGCCGCCCAGAATGCCACCAGCGACGAGCACCCGCCCGTCCGCGAGCAGCGTGGCGGTATGCAAGTGACGATCGACGCCCATCGATGCGGTAGGGGCCCATTGACCATTCTCGTATACCTCGGCCGTCGCGAGCGCCGCTTCGTTCGCCGCCCGCCCGCCTGTCACCAAGACGCGCCCGTCGAGGAGGAGCGTCGCGCTATGGCGGGACCGAGGCTCCAGCATGGGCGTCGTCGCGCTCCACGTCCTCGACGTTGGCTCGTAGAGCTCCGCGGACGCCAAGAAGGCGCTGCCCCCCGGCACCTCTTCACCAACGATCTCGTCGCCGTCGACCTCCGAGAGGGCCGTGGAGCCTGCCTGATAACCTCCCGAAACGAGCATCATGCCTCCGGGTAGGAGGGTCGCTGCATGACCTCTGCGCGACTCCACCATCTCGGAGGTCGTCTCCCAGGAGGGGTCCACGACGACAGGATATGCATCTCTCGTGACGCTCCATCGAACGCGGACGGCACACCGGCACGGCGCGCTGCGGCCAGCCTCAACCCGTGGGCCGGCCACGAGGCTGGAATCGGACGGGCAAGGCGCTCGAACGGGCCTACCCCACGGCGGGGCGGGGGCCCTGTCGACTGTGCACGCTGGGCGATCCCCCCAAGGTATGACCGATACGGCCGCGGACGACCGCCTGCCGAAGCGGTCCAGCACGAACGGGGGAGACATTCGCAGGCGAGGCGCGCCGGAAGCGTCCAGGAACTCCAACGTGTCGCCTACGAGGCGCAACCCCGCAGCGCCGGACGGCTCGACGAGATACACGAGCTCGCTTTTCGGCAGGGGCACCCGGAGACGGACGAAGTCCTCGATTCCGTTTGGTGTAGGCCGCAAGATCAGGTCGCCATGTCCAGCGATGGCTCCTGGATATCGAGTGAGCTCGCGCTCCTGCGCCCGGCGCACCGAAGCAGCGCCGAAGAGCGAGACCTGGAGCCGCATCCGAGGTTCGACGGCATCGATCACAAACGAACCGTCCGCCGTCTGCGGGAGCTCCAAGCGGACGTGCGCGCTCGACGTCGCCCACGGAATGGCCGGCGCCCGAGGATCTCGTGGCGCATGATCGCCGGGCAGCAGGCACCCGGCGACGGCGGCGAGCGTGGTGGCCGGCGCGACAATGGCTCGTCTCATGCCTCTTCTCGCATGGATCGCTCGCGGGGGCGCGGCGCTCCGGGACGCCGGCGATGGACACGGACCACGATCGCCATCAGTATCACGCAGGCGCCTGCTTCATTCCCCGCGGGAGTGGTCGTCCTGCAGGCACACCCCGGGGGCATGCCGTCCTTCGCCGTACGAACACACGTGTTCATATCCGTGCACGCCGCTTCAACTACACAATCTTCATTGGTAGTGCATTTGTCCAGGCACTGTCCGGCGTCGCCGCACCGGTAGTTGCCGCAGGGGATGGCGACCCCGTCTCTGATAGCGTGATCGTCCTTGCAGATTGGAGGAGCCGGGATACACGTCGCGGCCCCGCTGCACACGTGGTCGGGCATGCAATCGGAGTCGGTTTCGCAGGAATTGGCGCATTCCCCGGAGGGCAGGCACAAGTAGGCATTGCAAGGGTGTTTCGCGACGGGGCTGCAGGTGCCGTCGGGCAGACCGGTCTTCGCCTCGGAGCAACCGTTGCAGATCCCTTTGCAGGCCGCCTTGCAGCAAACGTCATCGACGCAATGACCGGAGAGGCACTCTCCCCCCGAGATGCACGGCATACCATTGGACGCCGCTAACCAGCGCTCGGCGCCGCCCGTGGTTTTGCTCGAAGCGTTTCCCCCCACGACCAGGACGCTCCCGTCGTCGAGCAGCGTCGCCAGGTGACTCTCGCGCGGGTCGACGAGGCTGCCGGTGA comes from Polyangium spumosum and encodes:
- a CDS encoding recombinase family protein, producing the protein MLAYRRVSTMEQMRSGTSLDAQDEEIRRYCRYARLPDPIDFEETESGGVESQEKREKIAALLKAVRPGDLVIVAKLDRFSRDIVFTISAVRDIIKRGARFLSLAERFDASTPEGETQMALWASIAQMERARIRERTEGNKKRLRALGKFVEGHPPFGYVRAKGVDIHDKPRRLEIDPVKGPIAREMFDMCLAGKGAPEISRHCQEKYPGVAAFATSWILLILKNRMYAGQLATTPVRPDKKRQMTQKPAEWVDAHEPIVPLQMWHAAQHALAGRRSYGRKPGAETKTANWLIRGLARCTLCGSAITCRPAGESNAHEGYYVCRKRYAPHLKNATREGCSDAPWNRKDNVDPHIEGLIVRHYKALERQLSKAPPASPHAPNFRAQRAKLVTARSNLVSMVSSGAWSMDVIRAEAARIERELAAIDAEERALSAEASADTVANRQGALGWLRAIGEQWPSMGVPARRAALAALIEGITIGPEGIAVEWSDAATMAVRYAEGRLPDLATLGDEDPRRPARPMLAGGAEHVRALPPGDA
- a CDS encoding tyrosine-type recombinase/integrase; the encoded protein is MGVPVHVVQRMAGHKHLSTTQRYVHHLKEDLAEAARRIAKATEGRGNSGATEPGEPEQGRGDGRGDGGTSHDPRTAKGRGRKG
- a CDS encoding tyrosine-type recombinase/integrase, whose protein sequence is MPLPKGTSLFYRPSKKRWVLSYADPVRGQPQKVLPKEITRQRDAETWAAEWLRSENLRPDLALTQRREEGLSVAACAEKWLSLRAGDERVSPATLSGNRGALHNWILPRFGAKPMVSLEVPELRAFIRDIRGKRAASTVRNVYYTFCTLFADAMAEGWVTSPANILQHPGVQREVPELEAHGALRIPLEWAAALVSSPLITLDWRARYAVAFTSGARDGEIAGLRWSDVDLDGATPTFRIEQAVALIGKKAGVSFAQPRDPKTRQSKRTMPLHPAAREALLEWHTHWGELVGRTPTPKDFIFPGPNGEPARPRSAEQIREHLALLGLPIELRGQALDFKATRACFASWLSDAEVPEQVRKRLMGHALRDVTEKHYTARDLEQLARAVAKIELRWETVTTTTPTVPSPTASEVPRAPVFTSKTGTRPAPKRHHFRKPLATQKPLSDRASTASYAHKSDIQAQPVLERARIPKPKVAGPIPAGGANDFEGLARCPALPRGRLETRCPTVAPTPLGALADPGGSRAAPW
- a CDS encoding Kelch repeat-containing protein; the encoded protein is MAPPGDSLHGARVVVPSRASGWARIEEQGGARIDFCMPDAGDMPLAEVDRLAVYPRALDGEFATSFYATHRDGLENYLFFRSRPQREEVRYLLNLSNVPGLRHVANTIEFLDAAGTPRLRIAPPSLFAFNATSESHSRERPRLRRHQAKFTLKGCRADVSPTPPWGRPVTPPCRTGVECTCEVVVRWDGEVIRYPALLDPKWSTTGSMGEARKLFAAAPLPDGRVLVAGGEQSGIDYLDSVEFYDPSSGTWSSGPALNHQRSQHTATVLASGNILVAGGEASGSKPTVAEVFDASINAWIPTAPLNVPRYNHAAVGLSDGRVLVVGGQSAFDSATLGSSETFDPATGSWTFGSDLQTPRYSHTATLLQSGDILVAGGRGSQATNTTEIRDDTMQWKMGPSLVNARWHHTANLLPDGRVLVTGGYGSGTLDTAEVLEHATMIWKPVGSMGHARGEHTASTLPNGRVLVVGGFTFTETTASIAQIFEGGPSGWVNVEGTQEPRLSHASVLVGDTVIIAGGYNETGHLSSTEVWKMSPLGAACAQAGECISGWCVDGSCCDAGCTAECLSCNSSATGLPDGQCAPRLVNPCSPYKCNASYECHSYCTANGGECEAQHICAPDQSCIPQFECDGEHSLIAPDGGVGHDCWPYRCVDTGQCLERCTSNADCAKGNACYLTGYLGTCFVQQDERPGTACACLAAGGASGWSGTRLFLIVLATWMVRRRSLAESNGT
- a CDS encoding Kelch repeat-containing protein, whose product is MMLVSGGYQAGSTALSEVDGDEIVGEEVPGGSAFLASAELYEPTSRTWSATTPMLEPRSRHSATLLLDGRVLVTGGRAANEAALATAEVYENGQWAPTASMGVDRHLHTATLLADGRVLVAGGILGGSPTGPATDVVEVFDPSGNAGSGAWTPVGNMHRRRKYHDAVRLSDGRVLVTGGLESTAFAGEALSHSETFDPLAGSWSEVAHMHVPRYGHRATAVPGDRIIVTGGTNGKAASSSVEAYTPGSSPAGEWSLMPMMLDARQRHVALVLGDRLLVAGGFNQGVRLSSAEALLHDDQEGSWLGAGEMTTPRSAFEGVELADGVLLIGGYDGKTSLATAETFRVVPAGEPCVGSGQCTTALCAAGFCCNERCKGPCRACTAADKGGGEDGICEPVTYNPCKEYVCDPSGPCLVSCAIDSDCASGYGCTDGGQCVYNGIGTCDAGVLTRPDGTQELCARYACVPNRGCLETCETNRDCAAGNVCKAGIVNECVPLRAGVSEVPGCSCSLPAPCSASARWLIMLGVSYIALSMRRQRRAETGNELS